Part of the Actinomycetota bacterium genome is shown below.
GGCCACGCTGCCGACCACGGCCACCATGGCCAAGGCGAAGGCCACGGGCACGGCACCGCCGAGGGGATCGAGTGGGAAGACGACATGGTCGAGGTCAACCGGCTCACCACCACCGCGACCATGCACTGGAGGTTCCTGGACCGGACCAGCGGGGCCGACAGCCCGACCATTGACTGGCAGTTCACCGTGGGCGACCGGGTCAAGATCCGGCTGGTCAACGAGATGGACTCCGACCATCCCATGCACCACCCCTTCCACCTCCATGGCGCCGGGCGGTTCCTGGTCCTGGCCCGCGACGAGGTTCCTGAGCCCAACCTGGTCTGGAAGGACACCGTCCTGGTCCGCACCGGCCAGGTCGTGGACATCTTGTTCGACGTCAGCAATCCCGGGTTGTGGATGGCCCACTGCCACATCGCCGAACACATGCAAAGCGGCATGATGTTCAGCTTCAACGTGGCCCGCGACCAGGCGGTGGCCCCATGACCGCCCCCCACGAGGAGGCCCAGAAGGACCCGGCCGGCGGTGAGGTGCTGGATGTGGTGGTGGTCGGGGGCAGCCAGTCCGGGCTGGCCATGGCCTGGCACCTTCAGCGCCAGGGCCTGCGGTTCGTGGTCCTGGAGGCCGCCCCCGAGCTCGGGCAGGTCTGGCGCTCGCGGTGGGACTCGTTGAAGCTGTTCACCCCGGCCCAGTACGACGCCCTGCCCGGCCTGGCGTTCCCGGCCCCGGCCGACACCTACCCGACCAAGGACCCGGTGGCCGACTACCTGCAGACCTATGCGGCCACCTTCGACCTGCCGGTCCGGCTGAACGCGCGCGTCACCCAGCTGGTCAGGACCGACGACTTCGAGGTCCAGACCGCCGACACCATCTACCGGGCCCGGCGGGTGGTGGTGGCCACCGGCCCGTTCCAGGTCCCCTTCGTCCCCCCACCGGCCGCCAAGCTGGACGCCTCGGTGACCCAGCTCCACAGCGCCGCCTACCGCAACCCCCAGGCCCTCCCGGAGGGGCCGGTGCTGGTGGTGGGCGGGGGGAACTCGGGGTTCCAGATCGCCGAGGAGCTGGCCGCCACCCGCACCGTCGACCTGTCCATCGCCACCACCTGTCCGATGCTGCCTCAGCGGCTGGCCGGCCGGGACCTGTTCTGGTGGCTGACCCGCCTGGGTCTGCTGCGGGTCACCGTCGGCTCCCGGCCCGGTCGGCGGATGAGCCGCCGGGACTTTGTGATCGGGACCAACCGGCGCCGGCTGGAGCGGGCCGGGGTGCGGTTTCGGCCGCGGCTGGTCGACGCCGAGGGTCGCACCGTCCGCTTCGGCGACCACCACCTGCTGGAGGACGTGGGGGTGGTGGTGTGGGCGACCGGGTATCGCGCCGACTATGGCTGGATCCGAATCCCCGGGGTGGTCCGGGAGGGCCATGTGGTGCACCGGCGGGGCGTGACCGAGGTCCCGGGCCTGTACTTCCTGGGCCTGTCCTGGCAGCACACCCGCGGGTCGGCCCTGTTGGGCTTCGTGCACGACGACGCCGCCTA
Proteins encoded:
- a CDS encoding NAD(P)/FAD-dependent oxidoreductase, encoding MTAPHEEAQKDPAGGEVLDVVVVGGSQSGLAMAWHLQRQGLRFVVLEAAPELGQVWRSRWDSLKLFTPAQYDALPGLAFPAPADTYPTKDPVADYLQTYAATFDLPVRLNARVTQLVRTDDFEVQTADTIYRARRVVVATGPFQVPFVPPPAAKLDASVTQLHSAAYRNPQALPEGPVLVVGGGNSGFQIAEELAATRTVDLSIATTCPMLPQRLAGRDLFWWLTRLGLLRVTVGSRPGRRMSRRDFVIGTNRRRLERAGVRFRPRLVDAEGRTVRFGDHHLLEDVGVVVWATGYRADYGWIRIPGVVREGHVVHRRGVTEVPGLYFLGLSWQHTRGSALLGFVHDDAAYLADRIAARHQAAGSATIPATQEPST